A region of the Arachis hypogaea cultivar Tifrunner chromosome 15, arahy.Tifrunner.gnm2.J5K5, whole genome shotgun sequence genome:
GGTCAAATAGGAGATTAggatcttcttctatcttttgtttttgttttttctgtTGTGACATGGGACCTTTTTCTATTAAGGGCAAGAGATAAATCATTTGTCATTTGTATCTGGGCtttgatctttttattttattcacaTGAGCCAAAAACATTTGGCCCAAACCTTCGTGTATGTCAAGACCaatagaatagaaaaaataataagacGACTAGCTCGGTAGCTCCCTCgtgaatttgaatttaattttttcaaagtGATAAAATTggtaaagtaataataaaaaaatttaatcactattaaatttaaaatttttataaaatgtgtATTTTATTATCTTAGAGCTTGTTTAGGtagttgttaaaaaaattatatatatatttttttgtgtgtttaaCAAAATttcagtaataaaaataaaagaattagaaaaataaaaaataatttttaaaaaattacaattatattttttaaaggtattttttaattaaaaaaataaaatatttttaatataataaataaacaaagaagTACGTTTATATTATTGTACCCAAATATAATTAtcagataaaaagatatttttacatgagatgtctaaatataaaattacttttattttttaaaaaatcttttaaaataaagatacttaaaaaatatctttttataaaaattcaaaatatctttttataaaaattcacccaaacaaacttttaatttaagaataattaacTTATTATTTTATCACTTTACTAATTTTTTcgctttaaaaaaatttgatcccATGAATTTTGTGTTATACACTTATGAGCTCATTAAAACAAAATACTAAGTAAATTGTTGAGAAAATTTTGCGTTAGACTTACAGGTAGATGATGAAAAAAGGGTACTAAGTAAATCCCTAGAAATTTACAATAATGAATTTATAGATACTTTTCTTAATGGTATAGAGGATAGAAGGATAATTATGtccaatattataatttttaatgatctttaAGCGTAACAATTTATGGATGAAAGACCAAGAAAAATGAAGAGTAAAGACTTATGGCAAAATTTAGTGTTAAtctaaaaaggagaaatgattagGTGTTTTTGAAGCAGTGTCACGTATAGTCTTAAATagagttattttgaaaaattttcaaaaacaaaaaaagagttGAAGTTAAATACTTAATAGTCTTAAATAGTGATAATGATgcacaagagaaaataaatataattaactaaaaCCAAATTTACTTATTAATAATATGAATATATATCATTGAAGTGACATTTCATATTTCACATTCAATGCAATTTGCAACCATGATAATGTTACAGGATATATCCTTTTGGCTATAGATTACATAGATGATAATGTTAAAGCAAAAATGAAAGTTACAAACATATGTTCACCTTTGTTCAAGTGTAAAATCAAAATCAGACAAGGTTCCTCTACCACTAGCAAATTTCTTCATGGTGCCCAAAGTTGGGGTAGCTGATTCTTTCTCTTCCAATACAAAAGCTTTCCCACTTTGCTTTGATCCCTCGTTACAATTTCCCTTGGCAATCCACAGCAGAATCTTCTTTTCAGGGCTTAGAACAGAGTCAATATTCTTATGTATTTGGTTTTTTTGTACGTTCTTATGGttcttgtttttgttcttgttcttcttcttgcgcTCAACTTGTCCAATGCATGAGACCTTGGGAGAGGAGGGTTCCTTAGCACTGAAGCTTGTACCCCTTTTGTGGTTTCTTCGAGCTTCCTTCGGAATTATAGAAACTGGTGATCGACGAGGACTTAGACTCGGATTCTGAATGCCCATTGAGGCTACAGGTTCTTTTGGAAGAAACTTTAAGAATTTGTTCTTAATTTGAGATAGTTtctccatttttttaaaaaaactggaATTAGAACTTAGTGCTCCAACTTTCAATGGCACTTATATATAGTGTCATGATGCTAGACAACATAGCAGCACAATATATAGACgtctaaacaaacaaacaaacaattatAATAGAGAAATGTTTTTAGAATATCTTAGTAATTTATGAAGAAATAAACTATCTTTAAATTTTGGTGTGACTCCTAATTTCATATATAGTTTAATATATCAAGTCCGGTAATAGCATAATAGAGGGGAAATTGGAGAAAGACTGAGAGCACAGTTAACAACTTTAATATTGAATTATTGATCACATATTCATATTAGAGAAGTGGCGTGCAGTTATAGTAAAGTAATTAAGAGAAATGAAGGCTGCAGATCCGGTTGCCGGCAGCATAAAATATATAGCTTGGATTTTGTCTCATCGATGGAAACGCTCCACTTGTTTGGCGGCAGGAATTTAGGCATAATTAAACAAGATCTACAAGCATGTTATTACATATTTTAGAATATTTACTGAAGGAAAATTGTGATGTGTTACGGAATCGCAATCATATTTCAAAAGCACCATTTTTTTTTCCGTGTTGTGTGTTCCTTCCTACCCTTTGTTGTATAGAAAGTCTTGTGAGAATAGGTACACAAGTCAGAACATCAGAAACGGTAAAAACTCCGATCTAAATCAGACAAATGTATGCGGTATGCCACTTCATAACATACCACTAATACTCTATTAATCACCTTCTACTTGTTCTAAGAACATATAAAATAACTTGCAAGATAgttattaaaatgattattatGCTTGGAGATAAAGTTTCTTACACGTAAACATTACATTAATTATAACGATTAACATCTTTGTTTGTTCTCGCCGTTTTTTCTTTCATCGATGACTTAGATCCACTATAAAAGGGGGCTCTGATCAACTGACATGACACGGGACACTTGATTCAGTGAAAGATTAGAATCTGATTTATCATTTTGCTTAAAGTCCGTATCTTACATTTGTTACAAAGAGAGATATTTTACAATGATCCATCATTAAGGCTTAACATGAACATGAACTAGAAGTGGTGCAAAGACACCAACAGAAAATAAAGCGAGACCCAAAATGTTCAACTATTAAAGCAGAATTTGAAATCAGAGTTCCACAAACTGCTGCTAATTCTCAACAGGGAATCTAATACTTTAGGCAAATAAATACTATGAAAACCAAATACACTTGATCATATTCATTTCCTTGTTGCCTCGTGTTTCCCCTGACTTCCTCATCCTTGGATATTTTT
Encoded here:
- the LOC112747693 gene encoding uncharacterized protein At1g76070-like, whose amino-acid sequence is MEKLSQIKNKFLKFLPKEPVASMGIQNPSLSPRRSPVSIIPKEARRNHKRGTSFSAKEPSSPKVSCIGQVERKKKNKNKNKNHKNVQKNQIHKNIDSVLSPEKKILLWIAKGNCNEGSKQSGKAFVLEEKESATPTLGTMKKFASGRGTLSDFDFTLEQR